The Flavobacterium sp. 123 genome contains a region encoding:
- a CDS encoding DUF3467 domain-containing protein has product MSNQQEQINIELDEKTAEGIYSNLAIINHSSSEFVLDFVSIMPGIPKAKVKSRIVLTPQHAKRLLKAIGENIHRFEVAYGEIKDTEQAPIPLNFGPAGQA; this is encoded by the coding sequence ATGAGCAACCAACAAGAACAAATCAATATAGAGCTTGATGAAAAAACAGCTGAAGGAATTTATTCTAATTTAGCAATCATTAATCACTCCTCATCTGAGTTTGTTTTAGATTTTGTGAGTATTATGCCAGGTATACCAAAGGCCAAGGTTAAATCAAGAATTGTCTTGACACCGCAACATGCCAAAAGATTGTTGAAAGCTATTGGAGAGAATATTCATCGTTTTGAAGTCGCTTATGGTGAAATTAAAGATACTGAACAGGCTCCAATTCCTCTAAATTTTGGTCCCGCAGGACAAGCATAA